A single Agrococcus sp. ARC_14 DNA region contains:
- a CDS encoding DUF3618 domain-containing protein produces the protein MTEQRDIDRKREELRQHLNELEDRVNPKKVANRAVGKAQDSYNEDPTPWIAAVAGVAVLVVGGIALAIFGRR, from the coding sequence ATGACTGAGCAGCGCGACATCGACCGCAAGCGCGAGGAGCTGCGCCAGCACCTCAACGAGCTCGAGGACCGCGTCAACCCCAAGAAGGTCGCCAATCGGGCGGTCGGCAAGGCGCAGGATTCCTACAACGAGGATCCGACGCCCTGGATCGCCGCGGTCGCGGGTGTCGCCGTGCTCGTCGTCGGCGGCATCGCGCTCGCCATCTTCGGTCGCCGGTAG
- a CDS encoding class II glutamine amidotransferase, with protein sequence MCRLLAHVSPTPATTQDVIGSASCGEWQRLGRLHTDGWGTAWLEGRQVRRYRDAARGLDNPDLTGALTDTPTRARLTHLRLATEGLATRVANTHPFRVGEIVLAQNGSITPISRLRAKVTDAELAQVGGETDTAMVFALILRRHEAGEPLFDAVTATVAEIRREFPTSALNLLVLSPDELIATHANEGAPVPHDLFEESGLGDDLPAGHVDHYYQLSWRRAEDGAIAVTSSGLTGDGWQRMAPETAVRIDLATLEVSRRDLHELAVEPAA encoded by the coding sequence ATGTGTCGGCTGCTTGCGCACGTCTCCCCCACGCCTGCCACGACGCAGGATGTCATCGGCAGCGCCTCGTGCGGTGAGTGGCAGCGGCTCGGCCGCCTGCACACCGACGGCTGGGGCACCGCGTGGCTCGAGGGTCGGCAGGTGCGGCGCTACCGCGATGCCGCTCGCGGCCTCGACAACCCCGATCTCACCGGTGCGCTCACCGACACCCCGACGCGCGCCCGTCTCACCCACCTGCGCCTCGCGACCGAGGGCCTCGCGACGCGCGTCGCCAACACGCACCCCTTCCGCGTGGGTGAGATCGTGCTGGCGCAGAACGGCTCGATCACACCGATCTCGCGACTGCGGGCGAAGGTGACGGATGCCGAGCTCGCGCAGGTGGGAGGCGAGACCGACACGGCGATGGTCTTCGCGCTCATCCTGCGCAGGCACGAGGCGGGCGAGCCGCTCTTCGACGCCGTGACGGCGACGGTGGCGGAGATCCGTCGCGAGTTCCCCACCTCGGCGCTCAACCTGCTGGTGCTTTCGCCCGACGAGCTGATCGCGACGCACGCCAACGAGGGCGCGCCCGTGCCGCACGACCTCTTCGAGGAGTCGGGCCTCGGCGACGACCTGCCTGCCGGCCACGTCGACCACTACTACCAGCTGTCGTGGCGGCGGGCGGAGGACGGCGCGATCGCCGTGACCTCCAGCGGCCTGACGGGCGACGGCTGGCAGCGCATGGCGCCCGAGACGGCGGTGCGGATCGACCTCGCGACGCTCGAGGTGTCGCGACGCGACCTGCACGAGCTCGCGGTCGAGCCGGCGGCCTGA
- a CDS encoding CPBP family intramembrane glutamic endopeptidase translates to MTTQAQNPLDRPVHEPPSLEQPRPALPPLDLATVPWLAVGIFALLACGLAWLVQVPTWLTGGMASPWFLPMTIVMMATPAIAALIVTFFVLRPSHRARFLGLTPFRPVWRSILVILLAPAAWLVLAMAALLLAQALGWVELDWAMHGAAATFPAGLDASAVLLITLLGLPINTLISAVPAFGEELGWRGFLQSALSPLGFWRMALLSGVLWGVWHAPVILLGYNFARPDLLGVLCMVAFCLVAGVLLSWLRAVCHNVWVAAVAHGAINTVTGVTLVFLPAGSDVLWTTVLGVPGWIVLGLVIAAMAAFGLCSARRLGALIPAPQVRQTAQAS, encoded by the coding sequence ATGACGACACAGGCACAGAATCCGCTCGACCGCCCCGTGCACGAGCCGCCGTCGCTCGAGCAGCCGCGTCCCGCCCTGCCGCCGCTCGATCTGGCCACGGTGCCGTGGCTCGCCGTCGGCATCTTCGCGCTGCTCGCCTGCGGTCTCGCGTGGCTCGTGCAGGTGCCGACCTGGCTGACCGGCGGCATGGCGTCGCCCTGGTTCTTGCCGATGACGATCGTCATGATGGCGACGCCCGCGATCGCGGCGCTCATCGTCACCTTCTTCGTGCTGCGGCCCTCGCATCGAGCGCGCTTCCTCGGGCTGACGCCGTTCCGCCCGGTGTGGCGCTCGATCCTCGTGATCCTGCTGGCCCCCGCCGCCTGGCTCGTGCTCGCGATGGCCGCGCTGCTGCTCGCGCAGGCGCTCGGCTGGGTCGAGCTTGACTGGGCCATGCACGGTGCCGCCGCCACCTTCCCCGCCGGTCTCGATGCATCCGCTGTGCTCCTCATCACGCTGCTGGGGCTGCCGATCAACACGCTCATCAGCGCCGTGCCGGCATTCGGCGAGGAGCTCGGCTGGCGCGGGTTCCTGCAGTCGGCGCTCAGCCCGCTCGGCTTCTGGCGCATGGCGCTGCTGTCAGGCGTGCTGTGGGGCGTGTGGCACGCGCCGGTGATCCTGCTGGGCTACAACTTCGCGCGGCCCGATCTGCTGGGCGTGCTCTGCATGGTGGCGTTCTGCCTCGTCGCGGGCGTGCTGCTGAGCTGGCTGCGCGCGGTGTGCCACAACGTGTGGGTCGCGGCGGTGGCGCACGGCGCGATCAACACCGTGACCGGTGTGACGCTCGTCTTCCTGCCTGCGGGGTCGGATGTGCTCTGGACGACGGTGCTGGGCGTGCCGGGCTGGATCGTGCTCGGCCTGGTGATCGCCGCCATGGCCGCGTTCGGGCTGTGCAGCGCACGTCGGCTCGGGGCGCTGATCCCGGCGCCCCAGGTGCGACAAACCGCGCAGGCCTCGTAG
- a CDS encoding phage holin family protein, with translation MTQRKSFGDLISETPKLMVELVKAEIDNLKSEVTGKAKGLGVGGALLAVAGLLSIFLISWLLYAGYEGLNVVFVPWLSALLLSAGLLVIIAILALIGLSSIKKNKDFNNLEAVDSIKDDVNMVRGLGHAADGSDPLNDLDTTGVQR, from the coding sequence ATGACGCAGCGCAAGTCGTTCGGCGATCTCATCTCTGAGACGCCCAAGCTCATGGTCGAGCTCGTCAAGGCAGAGATCGACAACCTCAAGTCAGAGGTGACGGGCAAGGCGAAGGGCCTCGGCGTCGGCGGCGCGCTCCTCGCCGTCGCGGGCCTGCTCTCGATCTTCCTGATCAGCTGGCTGCTCTACGCGGGCTACGAGGGGCTCAACGTGGTCTTCGTGCCGTGGCTCTCTGCGCTGCTGCTCTCGGCCGGCCTCCTGGTGATCATCGCGATCCTGGCGCTCATCGGGCTCTCCTCGATCAAGAAGAACAAGGACTTCAACAACCTGGAGGCGGTCGACAGCATCAAGGACGACGTCAACATGGTGCGCGGCCTCGGCCACGCAGCCGACGGCTCCGACCCGCTCAACGACCTCGACACCACTGGAGTGCAGCGATGA